In one Moritella sp. 5 genomic region, the following are encoded:
- a CDS encoding O-antigen ligase: MNVLIWLEKYGLLLMLLYCLGVFTPDFTSKISMMDHELDVVTGSLAESNIFKQLFWISLFLFFSFRFFINKEFNNLKLVLINKLFILLVICLIALLSASWSNYPLITMKRAIFQMVFCASVSIAFCFSFYHKSIEVNLKVAIVICILMIIFSIVKGAGFNESLNLAGYFKSKNTMGVNLAVLIVISYMWIKSFDVNSRFINVLLIILFAFLLITQSKTSIVLCMTYFILIQLSIFKIKVVMSILAITFFSVFIFIPGVSYHMNDYQHIALYVDADFFTGRGIIWDSLYYDLEFFDKMTLGYGYGSYFEVGVIPFVLDDKYSFLQYISSAHNGYLQLLLQFGVVGSSLIFIFFVLSMLKSNSVFIHTALIIPILQNVTESSIFRDANMAWFLMVMIVISSGVYMIRDEVINEHEVIHGAE, encoded by the coding sequence ATGAATGTGCTTATTTGGCTTGAAAAATATGGTTTGTTGCTTATGTTGTTGTATTGTCTAGGTGTTTTCACACCTGATTTTACAAGTAAGATTAGTATGATGGATCATGAATTAGACGTGGTTACTGGTAGTCTTGCAGAGAGTAATATATTTAAACAACTTTTTTGGATTTCTCTGTTCTTGTTTTTTTCGTTTCGGTTTTTTATAAATAAAGAGTTTAACAACCTTAAGTTAGTCTTGATCAATAAACTTTTTATTTTACTCGTTATCTGCCTCATTGCTTTACTGAGTGCGAGTTGGTCAAATTATCCACTAATAACAATGAAGCGAGCCATATTTCAAATGGTATTTTGTGCATCTGTATCAATTGCATTTTGCTTTTCATTTTATCACAAAAGTATTGAGGTTAATCTTAAAGTCGCGATCGTCATCTGTATTTTAATGATCATTTTTTCTATTGTTAAAGGCGCCGGTTTTAATGAAAGTTTAAATTTGGCAGGTTATTTTAAGTCCAAGAATACGATGGGTGTCAATTTAGCTGTGCTGATTGTTATTAGCTATATGTGGATTAAGTCTTTTGATGTAAATAGTCGTTTTATCAACGTTTTACTTATTATTTTATTTGCGTTTCTATTAATAACCCAAAGTAAGACGAGTATTGTATTATGTATGACATATTTTATATTAATTCAGCTCAGCATTTTTAAAATAAAAGTAGTAATGTCTATACTCGCGATTACGTTTTTTTCGGTGTTTATTTTTATACCTGGCGTCAGTTATCACATGAATGATTATCAGCATATTGCATTATATGTTGATGCAGATTTCTTTACTGGCCGGGGTATTATTTGGGACTCATTGTATTATGATCTTGAGTTTTTTGACAAAATGACACTTGGTTATGGCTACGGTAGTTACTTTGAAGTAGGTGTAATCCCCTTTGTATTAGATGATAAATATAGCTTTTTACAATATATATCATCGGCTCATAATGGTTACTTGCAATTACTTCTACAGTTTGGCGTTGTTGGTTCATCGCTTATCTTTATATTTTTTGTGCTCTCAATGCTGAAATCGAATAGTGTTTTTATCCATACGGCACTAATCATCCCCATTTTACAAAATGTAACAGAGTCCAGTATATTTAGGGACGCTAACATGGCGTGGTTTTTGATGGTGATGATTGTTATTTCATCTGGTGTTTATATGATTAGGGATGAAGTTATCAATGAGCATGAAGTAATTCACGGTGCTGAGTGA